In Helianthus annuus cultivar XRQ/B chromosome 8, HanXRQr2.0-SUNRISE, whole genome shotgun sequence, a single genomic region encodes these proteins:
- the LOC110872675 gene encoding uncharacterized protein LOC110872675 isoform X1, with the protein MVRYGSNLRFCSMFSGRQTGSAQMTARVTVRFRFSQSSSQAGQSGQTWSTAVFSSVRPVNWSTRVTRETWSATSVRESWIYSVQSSVDSGVWFDLFHHSDNRFVRSLGFFSISTRALFQGISIRNQC; encoded by the exons ATGGTTCGATACGGTTCAAATCTAAGGTTCTGTTCGATGTTTTCGGGTCGACAAACCGGGTCAGCTCAG ATGACGGCTCGGGTCACGGTCCGTTTTAGATTCAGTCAAAGTTCGAGTCAAGCTGGTCAATCGGGTCAAACATGGTCAACAGCAGTTTTCAGTTCGGTCAGACCAGTCAACTGGTCAACACGCGTCACTCGGGAGACTTGGTCAGCAACTTCAGTTCGAGAGTCTTGGATTTACTCGGTTCAGTCCAGTGTAGATTCGGGTGTTTGGTTCGATCTATTTCATCATTCG GATAACCGTTTTGTACGTTCTCTTGGATTTTTCTCCATCTCTACTCGTGCATTATTTCAAGGAATCTCtatacgcaaccaat gttga
- the LOC110872674 gene encoding nudC domain-containing protein 2 — protein sequence MAEKLAPEKRHSFFHGSQKVFEWDQTLDEVNMYINLPRGVPTKLFYCKIQSKHVEVGIKGNPPYMNHDLSSPVKTDSSFWTIEDDVLHITLQKRDKGQTWSSPIQGQGQLDPYAADLEQKRLMLQRFQEENPGFDFSQAQFSGNCPDPRTFMGGIRSD from the exons ATGGCGGAGAAACTAGCACCTGAAAAGCGGCACAGCTTTTTCCACGGAA GTCAGAAAGTTTTCGAATGGGATCAAACCCTAGATGAGGTCAATATGTACATCAATTTGCCCAGAGGAGTCCCCACCAAGCTCTTTTACTGCAAAATTCAGTCCAAACATGTTGAAGTTGGAATCAAAGGCAATCCTCCCTATATGAAT CATGATTTATCTTCGCCTGTGAAGACAGATTCTTCATTTTGGACTATAG AGGATGATGTATTGCACATTACTCTGCAAAAGAGGGATAAAGGTCAAACATGGTCGTCTCCTATTCAAGGTCAGGGTCAGCTTGATCCATATGCTGCAGATCTCGAACAGAAACGTCTCATGCTTCAGAGGTTTCAGGAGGAG AATCCGGGTTTCGACTTCTCTCAGGCCCAGTTTTCAGGGAACTGCCCTGATCCAAGAACATTCATGGGTGGCATAAGATCTGATTAG
- the LOC110872675 gene encoding uncharacterized protein LOC110872675 isoform X2 produces the protein MVRYGSNLRFCSMFSGRQTGSAQMTARVTVRFRFSQSSSQAGQSGQTWSTAVFSSVRPVNWSTRVTRETWSATSVRESWIYSVQSSVDSGVWFDLFHHSVD, from the exons ATGGTTCGATACGGTTCAAATCTAAGGTTCTGTTCGATGTTTTCGGGTCGACAAACCGGGTCAGCTCAG ATGACGGCTCGGGTCACGGTCCGTTTTAGATTCAGTCAAAGTTCGAGTCAAGCTGGTCAATCGGGTCAAACATGGTCAACAGCAGTTTTCAGTTCGGTCAGACCAGTCAACTGGTCAACACGCGTCACTCGGGAGACTTGGTCAGCAACTTCAGTTCGAGAGTCTTGGATTTACTCGGTTCAGTCCAGTGTAGATTCGGGTGTTTGGTTCGATCTATTTCATCATTCG gttgactaa